The Pyrococcus kukulkanii genome contains a region encoding:
- a CDS encoding CARDB domain-containing protein has translation MKKVIMVIVLFATILIPVYAQPVLIIEATPKEIEGKPGDSVTFNVTITNVGNSTAENVTVFVFNKIKGILFTQGFIRSIPPNTTTNITLKAYLIKPEAGVYKLTVVGKLGNYIAEDYLKLKVKSVINYTLRIQGPVMVIYGRNVSMVVSINSNSNVLLYGNAKIVILKDGQVLKEVNYRPMIKPWGAWSENIIIPRPEIGNYSVIFSANFYNRIKNTTFNFTVFRRPLTYEAYFENGEIIVKVTQKGTPVKNIEVTIGNTTMYTDENGVVMYPVNSPGTYLIRVNLDGVISEKLITVERPIVVPIVKNSSLKIKVLDSAGKPIKGITVEVTSERGTFYGVTNEEGICEFNLSEVGYGKIKIEANSIKYLPSATSITIKPPLKQEVETSTTTTTITTTIFKTETVTPVVKEGKKIDKGLIGLIIVFIITLGISSYLAFFRPIVVEDKIGRYYFIKIKAPRLAPLKEFKYEKLATVEEAWTEKGTVRVEGNIVIWQIDKLEPGEEATLHLILA, from the coding sequence ATGAAGAAAGTTATAATGGTCATCGTTCTATTTGCAACAATACTTATCCCAGTATATGCTCAACCCGTTTTAATAATTGAGGCAACCCCAAAAGAAATCGAAGGAAAGCCCGGAGACAGTGTTACCTTCAACGTCACCATTACAAATGTGGGAAACTCAACTGCGGAGAATGTGACTGTTTTCGTGTTTAATAAGATCAAGGGAATATTATTCACCCAGGGATTTATCAGATCAATCCCCCCAAACACAACTACAAATATAACCCTTAAAGCGTATCTAATAAAACCCGAAGCGGGAGTTTACAAGCTAACAGTTGTAGGAAAACTTGGGAACTATATAGCGGAGGATTATCTCAAATTAAAGGTCAAATCAGTCATAAACTACACCCTCAGGATTCAGGGGCCAGTAATGGTAATCTATGGGCGGAATGTCTCTATGGTTGTTTCAATAAACTCAAACTCAAACGTCCTACTATATGGGAATGCAAAAATAGTGATATTAAAAGATGGCCAAGTATTGAAGGAAGTAAACTACAGGCCAATGATAAAACCCTGGGGGGCTTGGAGCGAAAATATCATTATTCCAAGGCCTGAAATCGGAAACTACTCTGTAATATTCTCGGCAAACTTCTATAATAGAATCAAGAACACAACCTTTAATTTCACTGTATTTAGAAGGCCCCTAACCTACGAGGCGTATTTCGAAAATGGAGAGATTATCGTTAAGGTTACTCAAAAAGGAACGCCCGTTAAGAACATTGAAGTCACAATAGGAAACACCACAATGTACACGGACGAAAATGGCGTTGTAATGTACCCCGTTAACTCCCCAGGCACTTACCTCATAAGGGTGAATTTAGATGGAGTAATCTCGGAGAAGTTGATAACCGTAGAAAGGCCAATAGTGGTTCCCATCGTTAAGAATTCCTCCTTAAAGATCAAAGTTTTAGATTCCGCTGGAAAGCCCATCAAAGGTATAACGGTGGAGGTAACTTCAGAAAGGGGAACTTTTTATGGAGTAACGAACGAAGAGGGAATATGCGAGTTTAACTTATCTGAAGTTGGATATGGGAAGATAAAAATAGAGGCCAATAGCATTAAATATTTACCATCCGCGACCTCGATAACCATTAAACCACCCCTTAAGCAAGAGGTTGAAACGTCTACAACCACAACCACTATAACCACGACTATTTTTAAGACGGAAACTGTAACCCCAGTTGTTAAGGAGGGCAAGAAGATAGACAAGGGACTCATAGGGCTAATTATTGTATTCATTATTACCTTAGGGATAAGCTCATACCTTGCCTTCTTTAGACCAATCGTTGTGGAGGACAAAATCGGGAGGTACTACTTCATCAAAATTAAAGCGCCACGCCTGGCTCCATTGAAAGAGTTCAAGTATGAAAAACTAGCAACCGTGGAAGAAGCCTGGACTGAGAAGGGGACAGTAAGGGTTGAAGGGAATATTGTAATATGGCAAATTGACAAATTAGAACCAGGAGAGGAGGCTACTCTCCATCTGATCCTCGCATAG
- the hjc gene encoding Holliday junction resolvase Hjc — protein MYRKGANAERELIRLLEKYGFAVVRSAGSKKVDIVAGNGNRYLCIEVKSTRKEKLSIKKEEVERVRDFASRFGGTPILAVKFIGKGWRFVELKRNERVTLHVNEGLPIDVILGIQKTLGEK, from the coding sequence ATGTACAGGAAAGGGGCAAACGCCGAAAGAGAATTAATAAGGCTATTGGAAAAATATGGATTTGCAGTTGTGAGGTCAGCCGGTAGTAAGAAAGTAGATATAGTTGCCGGCAATGGAAATAGGTACTTATGTATAGAAGTAAAATCTACGAGGAAAGAGAAACTATCAATCAAGAAGGAAGAAGTCGAAAGGGTAAGGGACTTTGCAAGTAGATTTGGTGGCACTCCCATATTAGCTGTCAAGTTCATAGGAAAGGGTTGGAGGTTTGTAGAATTAAAGAGAAATGAAAGGGTGACCCTGCATGTTAACGAAGGTTTGCCCATAGATGTAATACTTGGAATACAAAAAACATTGGGGGAGAAATAA
- a CDS encoding DEAD/DEAH box helicase has protein sequence MHILLRKAIKEKFGKLNSLQVEAFRVIAGERKSALIVAPTGSGKTEAAILPIFEVIIRENLPPISALYIAPLKALNRDLLERIKWWGERLGVSVEVRHGDTPQSRKAKQVKNPPHILIITPETLPILLTMKSLRQFLKNIKFVVVDEVVELVDNKRGVQLALNLERLSLIADFIRIGLSATVGNEEEIREWLKAEVIIKPKVKKRYKFHVLYPKVEEEDVKLSEQLKVPPEVAARLRALWSVVEKHKRALIFVNTRQFAEVLSHRLKVWGKPVEVHHGSLSREARIEAEKKLKEGKIKALVCTSSMELGIDIGDVDVVIQYMSPRQVNRLVQRAGRSKHRLNETSEAYIIAVTPEDYLQSLVIAKRALEGKLEPVKPYKNALDVLAHFIVGLVIEYGEVDIHEPYTIARRAYPYRDLSWEDYLSVVSVLEEARIIRRENNVIKLRRGAYRYYFENLSTIPDEVNYTVIDAVSGKFIGRLDENFVMDLEEGMEFIMHGRSWLVLEIDETDRLIKVRESSNVEGAIPSWEGELIPVPYEVAVEVGRLKRFLVYDLSKARKLVEGVDFDVRDLEIVRNEIMELYSTDRDIVIEVVSKATIIHADFGNRVNEALAKLIWTLLSSKYGNIFSIRSYAHAIVIRSPFTLNPKDIEEILQIGPNIEGIIIRGMKFGPVYRWKMLNVAKRIGAIARDSKIKRIERLFEGTVIEAEAINEILQEKVDIKNASLVLSKIRNGEIRVKSAMREKLSKTAQQYVQFVGEFLLTFPLTEEEVEDMFYRSLLEKDIVMVCTNCGWYWKTKVGRIINRRDLRCPKCDSIMLAPLHPIDAEAFIKALGKIKRGERIDKELERAYLRGIKASDLFISYGNDALLALATYGVGVEGASRVLGNVPRSQLIRELMKLEKNYIKTRKFWD, from the coding sequence ATGCACATATTACTAAGGAAGGCAATTAAGGAGAAGTTTGGGAAGCTTAATAGTCTCCAAGTAGAGGCTTTCAGGGTTATAGCGGGAGAGAGGAAAAGTGCTCTTATCGTAGCCCCTACCGGGAGCGGAAAGACTGAAGCTGCTATACTTCCGATTTTTGAGGTAATAATAAGAGAAAATTTGCCTCCAATATCCGCCCTATATATAGCCCCGCTTAAGGCTTTAAACAGGGATCTACTGGAAAGGATAAAATGGTGGGGAGAGAGGTTAGGAGTGAGCGTTGAAGTTAGACACGGTGATACTCCTCAATCAAGAAAGGCTAAACAAGTTAAGAATCCTCCCCACATCTTAATAATAACCCCTGAAACTCTTCCTATATTGCTCACGATGAAGTCCCTCAGGCAGTTTCTAAAGAACATTAAGTTCGTTGTAGTGGATGAAGTTGTTGAGCTGGTTGATAATAAGAGAGGTGTTCAGCTGGCCTTAAACTTGGAAAGACTTTCTCTAATAGCGGATTTCATTAGGATAGGATTATCGGCTACAGTTGGGAATGAGGAAGAAATAAGAGAGTGGCTAAAGGCTGAGGTCATAATAAAGCCAAAAGTTAAGAAGAGATACAAGTTCCACGTTCTCTACCCTAAGGTGGAAGAGGAGGATGTAAAGCTCTCTGAGCAATTGAAAGTTCCTCCAGAAGTTGCTGCTAGACTTAGGGCTCTTTGGAGTGTAGTAGAGAAACACAAGAGGGCCCTAATATTTGTAAATACAAGGCAATTTGCTGAGGTTCTATCCCATAGGCTGAAGGTGTGGGGGAAGCCTGTAGAGGTTCACCATGGTAGCCTTTCGAGAGAGGCTAGAATTGAGGCTGAAAAGAAGCTAAAAGAAGGAAAGATCAAGGCATTAGTCTGTACATCTTCGATGGAGCTTGGGATTGATATTGGAGATGTTGATGTTGTTATTCAATACATGAGCCCTCGACAAGTTAATAGGCTCGTTCAGAGGGCTGGGAGAAGTAAGCATAGATTAAACGAAACAAGTGAAGCGTATATAATAGCAGTAACCCCTGAAGACTATCTCCAAAGTCTTGTAATAGCTAAGAGAGCCTTGGAAGGGAAATTAGAGCCTGTAAAACCCTATAAAAACGCACTGGATGTCTTGGCACATTTTATAGTTGGATTGGTAATTGAGTACGGTGAAGTTGACATTCATGAGCCATATACGATAGCAAGGCGAGCCTATCCTTATAGGGACTTAAGTTGGGAGGATTATCTCTCAGTTGTCAGTGTTCTTGAAGAGGCGAGGATAATAAGGCGAGAAAATAATGTGATTAAGCTTAGAAGGGGAGCGTATAGGTATTATTTCGAGAACTTATCAACGATACCGGATGAAGTCAATTATACTGTGATCGATGCAGTCTCAGGCAAATTCATAGGTAGGCTTGATGAGAACTTTGTGATGGATCTTGAGGAAGGAATGGAGTTTATTATGCATGGGAGAAGCTGGCTAGTCCTTGAGATAGATGAAACGGACAGGTTGATAAAGGTTAGAGAGAGTAGCAATGTTGAAGGGGCAATTCCAAGTTGGGAAGGAGAGTTAATTCCAGTCCCCTATGAAGTTGCAGTTGAAGTGGGGAGATTGAAGAGGTTCTTGGTATATGATTTAAGTAAGGCCAGGAAGCTCGTTGAGGGAGTTGACTTTGATGTTAGGGATTTGGAAATTGTACGAAATGAAATAATGGAACTATATTCAACGGATAGGGACATTGTTATTGAGGTCGTCAGTAAGGCAACAATCATACACGCCGATTTTGGCAATAGGGTAAATGAGGCATTAGCAAAGCTCATTTGGACTTTACTATCCTCGAAGTATGGTAACATATTTTCAATAAGGTCGTATGCCCATGCGATAGTAATAAGATCTCCATTCACCTTGAATCCAAAAGACATTGAGGAGATCTTGCAGATAGGGCCTAACATAGAAGGTATCATAATTAGGGGGATGAAATTTGGTCCCGTATATAGGTGGAAGATGTTGAACGTTGCAAAAAGAATTGGGGCGATAGCCAGAGATTCAAAGATCAAACGTATTGAAAGGTTATTCGAGGGAACCGTAATAGAGGCTGAGGCAATTAATGAAATCCTGCAGGAAAAAGTTGACATAAAAAATGCATCTTTGGTACTTTCTAAGATAAGAAATGGGGAGATAAGAGTCAAATCAGCAATGAGGGAGAAGCTGAGTAAAACTGCTCAACAATACGTCCAGTTCGTAGGAGAATTTTTGCTGACCTTTCCACTTACTGAGGAAGAGGTTGAAGATATGTTTTACAGGTCCCTTCTTGAGAAGGATATAGTTATGGTTTGCACTAACTGTGGGTGGTATTGGAAAACGAAAGTTGGAAGGATTATTAATAGAAGAGACTTGAGATGCCCCAAATGCGACTCAATTATGCTAGCCCCTCTACACCCTATTGATGCAGAGGCATTTATTAAGGCATTGGGAAAAATAAAGCGTGGAGAGAGGATAGATAAAGAGTTAGAGCGGGCATACCTTAGGGGAATAAAGGCTTCCGATTTATTCATCTCTTATGGGAATGATGCCCTATTGGCCTTAGCAACGTATGGGGTGGGAGTTGAGGGGGCATCAAGGGTTCTTGGGAATGTTCCAAGAAGTCAATTAATTCGCGAGTTAATGAAGCTAGAAAAGAACTACATAAAAACAAGGAAGTTCTGGGACTAA
- a CDS encoding COG1361 family protein, whose amino-acid sequence MKKVGALILLLVMSSMLFIPPVKAGTYYSKLSTVGLKLGGVLKFGDYEIKFRDVTSTWDKVMIDIYQGGTLVKSLTLQEGEQGYYPSQDDAKIIVKISGIWEDKGVVYITVSTPMKILEEKLVLSEGSSYTLPSLFPKYTFKVVDIPEDDKVKVKVTYPDGTSVYKVLDKTTPIQVSYKVSSELTQSPVVVVELVEAKKNDEAVVNIYVPGLFFTNPQVINPGEEKEEQPVEETQIVQSVYEGILYVGENLIVEYNNTVYKVNLVSVGYYSRFKLLDSSGNLIEEFTIREGTGYTLTKAPIRVEIPPNGVDLTYNRTYIKVYTPVGGVAKPIIREAKVTAELSVSEKSLLLGGDELIVFIKIKNVGKGNAFQVKVMAPVPNNFELRSGIGAWILSRLEPFSEMPVLVYTLKPKAVGTYTLGPVVVEYYDEAGKKVTIKSNVIEKITVYSTPQIKLKAAGFSNSSWSNYIKTKENSTVKLRFTVSATGTSPEYEFIKNAKLIVNLGGFLDGKEEISLGTIKAGEEKVVDAQYLVLKQGVYPVSVTLKYQDPLGNWHIINYPNVVLIDSIPPKVKVLVKTETKVIEKLPSPEELPRVIEGVLKQQSNPAPLALKIQNVTAKFIPPKKEPNYKLIATILGVLVVVLGLVAVGTGYYMTKYKEELRKLQAKKKKPRPGGLPKKSGDDKEVEEIKVVQ is encoded by the coding sequence ATGAAAAAGGTTGGTGCTTTAATTTTGCTCCTGGTAATGTCATCGATGCTCTTCATTCCTCCTGTTAAAGCAGGGACGTATTACTCAAAGCTTTCAACCGTTGGTCTGAAATTAGGGGGAGTACTAAAGTTTGGGGATTACGAGATAAAGTTCAGGGACGTCACAAGCACTTGGGACAAGGTGATGATAGATATATACCAAGGAGGCACCCTCGTAAAATCCCTTACCCTGCAAGAGGGGGAGCAAGGATATTATCCTTCCCAGGATGACGCAAAGATTATAGTGAAGATATCCGGAATATGGGAAGATAAGGGAGTTGTTTACATTACAGTTTCAACGCCAATGAAGATCCTTGAAGAGAAGCTTGTACTAAGTGAAGGCTCTTCATATACACTTCCTTCCTTATTCCCAAAGTATACGTTTAAAGTTGTGGACATACCTGAAGACGATAAGGTAAAAGTTAAAGTTACGTATCCTGACGGTACCTCTGTATATAAAGTCCTTGACAAAACTACTCCAATTCAGGTCTCATATAAGGTTTCGAGTGAACTAACTCAATCCCCAGTTGTCGTAGTTGAACTCGTTGAGGCAAAAAAGAACGATGAGGCCGTAGTCAATATTTACGTCCCTGGATTGTTTTTCACAAATCCTCAAGTTATAAATCCTGGGGAAGAAAAGGAAGAGCAGCCTGTTGAAGAAACTCAAATAGTTCAATCCGTCTATGAGGGAATTCTGTACGTTGGAGAAAACTTGATAGTTGAATATAATAACACTGTATATAAAGTAAATCTTGTCAGTGTCGGTTATTACTCAAGGTTTAAGCTCCTAGACTCTAGTGGGAATCTCATAGAGGAATTCACGATACGCGAAGGGACTGGTTACACCTTAACTAAGGCTCCAATAAGGGTTGAAATTCCTCCAAATGGAGTTGATTTAACGTACAATAGGACGTATATAAAGGTCTACACTCCGGTAGGGGGAGTGGCTAAGCCCATTATAAGAGAAGCGAAAGTTACTGCTGAGTTAAGTGTTAGCGAAAAATCCCTCCTATTGGGAGGAGACGAGTTAATAGTGTTCATAAAGATTAAGAACGTAGGAAAAGGCAACGCCTTCCAAGTTAAGGTGATGGCGCCAGTTCCAAATAACTTTGAATTAAGGAGTGGGATTGGTGCATGGATCCTTAGTAGACTTGAGCCTTTCTCCGAAATGCCAGTGCTAGTTTATACGTTGAAACCAAAGGCTGTAGGGACGTATACCCTCGGCCCTGTTGTCGTTGAATATTACGATGAAGCTGGGAAGAAGGTTACAATTAAGTCAAACGTAATAGAGAAGATAACTGTTTATTCAACACCTCAAATTAAGTTAAAGGCCGCTGGGTTCTCGAATTCGTCGTGGTCTAACTACATAAAGACAAAGGAAAACTCTACGGTAAAACTAAGGTTTACAGTATCGGCAACTGGAACAAGTCCTGAGTATGAATTCATAAAAAACGCAAAACTCATCGTTAATCTTGGAGGATTTCTAGATGGTAAAGAGGAGATATCTCTGGGAACTATTAAAGCAGGAGAGGAGAAGGTAGTTGATGCTCAATACTTGGTGTTGAAGCAGGGAGTTTATCCAGTTAGTGTGACGTTGAAGTACCAGGATCCCCTGGGTAATTGGCATATTATTAATTATCCAAACGTTGTCTTGATTGACAGCATACCTCCAAAGGTAAAGGTGCTAGTCAAAACTGAAACTAAGGTTATCGAAAAGTTACCGTCACCAGAAGAGCTTCCGAGGGTAATTGAGGGTGTACTCAAACAGCAGAGCAATCCGGCTCCCCTAGCTTTAAAGATCCAGAACGTGACCGCAAAGTTCATCCCTCCCAAGAAAGAACCAAACTACAAATTAATTGCGACGATACTTGGTGTTCTTGTAGTTGTTCTTGGCTTAGTAGCAGTGGGTACAGGATATTATATGACAAAGTATAAGGAGGAGCTAAGGAAACTCCAGGCTAAAAAGAAGAAGCCCAGGCCAGGTGGTCTTCCAAAGAAGTCTGGTGATGACAAGGAAGTCGAGGAAATAAAGGTTGTTCAGTGA
- a CDS encoding prenyltransferase/squalene oxidase repeat-containing protein, which yields MRWIVPLILMIIILAPVSAVDMLDFSAKIARGYPDEGRIERLSIIVMALSQALNKTPSLPREDVWVKVERLISWQNEDGGWGYFYGSVSSVPDTAYALIGLKYAYEAFKNDPKRGEEIRVAIVRGVKYLEEAFTGNGWGYLPGMTPDYRSTLLASAALVLLGEDLYLVRKAYQIIKDKLPSDPYLLHLWIMVTYNMEGKIPEESIKYFGNQEGAIALKAYTLLSLKGLDFQTAILLAELEEYKHNWTDKYYPLYSTMAFSLVSENVVEPSEDKLKKVCTILEASQNEDGGWGVYVGSPSTASVTYFVLDSLRICNPMSEAVKRGLEYMRRVYERDMEEIKFDKYLRQSYLFALLSLLEYRNLTYSEKEEAKSLILSSFWGDRFGKQPLTTALAIKALTMLGIPKTDKIIEENLEWLMRMKKDGGWGFAFETDLLSWYFAPMYPETTVILDMIKDIVLPSEIQDVIEYVKDNPPKQAWELLSIYLTLNKLGINQSIEVEIQEPGKSPLYDSFLVKYYTVNPEVPRVNIYTVISKFRNSSVKIISTDPALSTIVAKGMESILSTNTSVRLTELVRVPEYGDYVLIYPVGRIDVSRYNSDVKIYIRAGHLTLNGVPLSGDGVLVIVPGRNRDGELLFVLYRGEGYKEIARLIFQSPILKYLHGKAVIASWVDTNKDGKVQVEELSVKFL from the coding sequence ATGAGGTGGATTGTTCCTTTAATCTTAATGATCATCATCTTGGCCCCAGTATCCGCCGTTGACATGCTCGACTTTTCGGCCAAGATTGCTAGGGGTTACCCAGATGAGGGAAGGATCGAAAGGCTCAGCATAATTGTAATGGCGCTTTCTCAGGCTTTAAATAAGACTCCCTCCTTGCCCAGGGAGGATGTATGGGTAAAAGTTGAGAGGTTAATTTCGTGGCAGAATGAGGATGGAGGGTGGGGATATTTCTACGGTAGCGTTAGCTCGGTCCCTGATACAGCTTATGCTCTCATAGGGCTAAAGTACGCTTATGAAGCATTTAAGAACGACCCAAAGAGGGGAGAGGAAATAAGGGTTGCGATAGTAAGAGGTGTAAAGTACTTGGAGGAAGCCTTTACCGGAAATGGTTGGGGATATCTCCCAGGGATGACTCCGGATTATAGGAGTACATTACTTGCCTCGGCTGCCTTAGTCCTTTTAGGAGAGGACTTATACTTGGTGAGGAAAGCGTATCAAATTATCAAGGATAAACTTCCAAGCGATCCTTACCTTCTACATCTATGGATAATGGTCACATATAATATGGAAGGTAAGATTCCGGAAGAATCCATAAAATATTTTGGTAACCAAGAGGGTGCCATAGCTCTTAAGGCTTACACACTCTTAAGCCTAAAAGGATTGGACTTTCAAACAGCAATACTGCTGGCAGAACTTGAAGAGTATAAGCATAATTGGACGGACAAATACTACCCCCTATACTCCACAATGGCGTTCTCCTTAGTCTCAGAAAATGTCGTAGAGCCAAGTGAAGATAAATTGAAAAAAGTTTGTACGATCCTTGAAGCCTCTCAGAATGAGGATGGAGGATGGGGAGTATACGTTGGTTCACCATCAACTGCCTCAGTTACTTATTTCGTGTTGGACTCACTAAGGATATGCAACCCTATGAGTGAGGCAGTTAAAAGAGGGTTAGAATACATGCGTAGAGTTTATGAGAGGGATATGGAAGAGATTAAGTTCGATAAATATCTCAGGCAATCCTATCTCTTCGCCTTACTGTCCCTGCTTGAGTATAGAAACCTAACTTATTCTGAGAAGGAGGAGGCAAAGTCCCTTATATTATCTTCATTCTGGGGAGACAGATTCGGTAAACAACCATTAACAACGGCACTTGCAATTAAAGCTTTAACGATGCTTGGAATCCCTAAGACAGACAAGATCATAGAGGAAAACTTAGAATGGCTCATGAGAATGAAGAAAGACGGTGGCTGGGGTTTCGCGTTTGAAACTGACCTTTTATCCTGGTACTTTGCTCCGATGTATCCAGAAACAACGGTAATTCTTGATATGATTAAAGATATAGTTCTCCCCAGTGAGATCCAAGATGTCATTGAATACGTAAAGGACAATCCTCCAAAGCAAGCCTGGGAACTGCTGAGTATATATCTAACGCTTAACAAACTGGGGATTAATCAAAGCATCGAAGTTGAAATACAAGAACCTGGAAAGAGTCCATTATATGACTCATTCCTGGTTAAATACTACACGGTTAATCCCGAAGTCCCGAGGGTTAACATATACACGGTGATATCTAAGTTCAGGAACTCGAGCGTGAAGATAATATCTACTGATCCGGCCCTCTCAACAATAGTTGCAAAGGGAATGGAGAGTATCCTCTCCACTAACACCTCGGTTAGGTTAACGGAGCTCGTAAGGGTTCCGGAGTATGGAGATTACGTTTTAATATACCCAGTAGGCAGGATAGACGTTTCAAGGTACAACAGCGATGTGAAAATTTACATTAGGGCAGGACATCTAACTCTTAACGGAGTGCCCTTGTCCGGTGATGGAGTCCTTGTAATAGTTCCGGGAAGGAACAGGGATGGGGAGTTATTGTTCGTACTTTACAGGGGAGAAGGATATAAGGAAATTGCGAGGCTAATATTCCAGAGTCCGATCCTTAAGTACCTCCATGGAAAGGCCGTAATTGCCTCTTGGGTGGACACGAACAAGGATGGGAAAGTCCAGGTGGAAGAGCTGAGCGTGAAGTTCCTCTGA
- a CDS encoding FtsZ/tubulin family protein → MRAIIIGIGQCGTKIADIFSLVDFEALAINTSKGDLEYLKHIPQDRRVLIGESVVGGKGVNANPVLGREAMKRDLPMVMRKIRSLVGYEDVDIFFLTFGFGGGTGAGGTPVLAEALKEEYPDSLVVAIGALPLKEEGIRPTINAAITIDKLSKIVDSIIAIDNNKLKESGEDISQAYERINYAIVERIASLLALIDVPGEQTLDASDLKFVLRAMGSFATVGYAKAEASKVKSLSRLIVRSFENEGLYLDVNIESALYGLVAIHGPPEALKANEIFEALNELTERIRGKQIFRGFYPDPREREVEVVTLLSGIYESKSIEDIVVTAKRYAQEFMKAKKEGEIKKRQLLSGLPDFDDIYPGGINDQS, encoded by the coding sequence GTGAGGGCGATAATAATAGGGATAGGCCAGTGTGGAACCAAGATCGCTGATATTTTTTCTCTCGTAGATTTTGAGGCCTTAGCTATTAACACCTCTAAAGGAGACTTGGAGTACCTGAAGCACATACCCCAGGACAGGAGAGTCCTGATAGGTGAGAGCGTAGTCGGGGGTAAGGGAGTTAACGCCAACCCTGTCCTGGGAAGGGAAGCCATGAAAAGGGATCTTCCGATGGTCATGAGGAAAATAAGGTCTTTGGTAGGTTACGAAGACGTTGATATCTTCTTCTTAACCTTCGGATTTGGGGGCGGAACGGGAGCTGGGGGGACTCCAGTTTTAGCGGAGGCCCTCAAGGAGGAGTATCCAGACTCCCTCGTAGTCGCTATAGGGGCCCTCCCCTTAAAGGAGGAGGGGATAAGGCCAACCATCAACGCTGCGATAACCATAGACAAGCTCTCCAAGATAGTTGATTCCATAATCGCCATAGACAACAACAAGCTCAAGGAGAGCGGGGAAGATATAAGCCAGGCCTATGAGAGGATAAACTACGCAATAGTCGAGAGGATAGCTTCTCTCTTGGCATTAATAGACGTTCCTGGGGAGCAGACCTTGGATGCAAGTGACCTAAAGTTCGTTTTAAGAGCCATGGGAAGCTTTGCCACCGTTGGCTATGCTAAGGCAGAGGCATCCAAGGTGAAGAGCTTGTCAAGGCTTATAGTGAGATCGTTCGAGAACGAGGGTTTGTACCTCGACGTTAACATAGAGTCCGCCCTGTACGGCCTAGTCGCTATCCACGGTCCTCCAGAGGCGCTGAAGGCCAACGAGATATTTGAGGCATTGAACGAACTCACGGAGAGGATAAGGGGAAAGCAGATCTTCAGGGGCTTCTATCCGGATCCCAGGGAGAGAGAAGTTGAAGTTGTGACCCTGTTGAGCGGAATTTACGAAAGCAAGAGCATAGAGGATATAGTCGTTACGGCAAAGAGGTACGCTCAAGAGTTCATGAAGGCTAAGAAAGAAGGGGAGATCAAGAAAAGGCAACTTTTAAGCGGCCTACCAGATTTCGATGATATCTACCCGGGTGGGATTAATGATCAAAGTTAA
- a CDS encoding class III signal peptide-containing protein, translating into MRRGQISLELMFLMMIFMLILVYSLRLVTFTSSSSQDVIALQIGIEAKGFASAISNAISQVYAQGPGAKVTVNYRLTYLRDKEYLSKAFALNNPTIAISYLNGTYIMLLNGSGTVSVNLRGPYKNVFWANSLYKEDILTNTSVFPDLIPNVNFDGNMVNLACIKIPPSNLPKMVKIVVEWDPDNSESWVYNVTSGELVIKINPR; encoded by the coding sequence ATGAGGAGGGGTCAGATATCACTCGAACTGATGTTCTTAATGATGATATTCATGCTCATCCTAGTTTACTCCTTAAGATTGGTGACATTTACAAGCTCCTCATCTCAGGATGTCATCGCTCTTCAAATTGGAATCGAAGCTAAGGGATTTGCAAGTGCAATATCCAACGCTATAAGTCAGGTTTATGCTCAAGGCCCCGGGGCAAAAGTAACAGTTAATTATAGGCTAACATACCTGCGAGATAAAGAATACCTTAGTAAAGCATTTGCCCTAAATAACCCGACGATAGCTATTTCATACTTAAATGGAACTTATATAATGCTTTTAAATGGGAGTGGAACTGTATCAGTAAATCTTAGGGGGCCCTATAAGAACGTATTTTGGGCAAACTCTCTATATAAAGAGGATATCTTAACTAATACTTCAGTCTTTCCTGACCTAATTCCAAATGTTAATTTTGATGGAAATATGGTTAATTTAGCTTGCATAAAAATACCCCCTAGCAATTTACCAAAAATGGTGAAAATAGTTGTCGAATGGGATCCAGATAATAGTGAGAGTTGGGTCTATAATGTAACTTCAGGTGAATTGGTTATAAAGATAAATCCAAGGTGA